A single window of Leishmania major strain Friedlin complete genome, chromosome 10 DNA harbors:
- a CDS encoding putative nucleolar protein, whose amino-acid sequence MSRTLYTLYEAPTGYAIFKVRTTEEIGAEDVALQKELQRFSTFSPWVKLVSFAPFESPENALEDAVCISENLMSTFLNNFLTAAFAKKVAKNEANWELGVQDPKLGSAIHDELNIPVLCNETVAEISRCIRLHAEKLLPEHNEGDVPRAQCGLGHAFSRNKVKFNVHRSDNMIIQASALMEHMDKGVNLLGMRVKEWYGWHFPELAKEVPEPLKYANVALLIGNRNSLEEAPEEDVKAQLGDILEGDEALAARVYEKAVTSMGGDMAEVDWDCIRTFAKRVASLGQYRVALAQYLVDKMMLVAPNLTQLMGQTIGAKLISKAGSLTNLAKSPASTIQILGAEKALFRALKKKKGNTPKYGLIFHSSFIQRASKENRGKISRYLANKAALACRIDCFMDAPPTVFGEKLREQVEARLNFFDTGNKPPSNKAAMAEALEQYQRILRKRNRKQANEDTEETPKKKSRKVVAASESG is encoded by the coding sequence ATGTCGAGAACGCTGTACACGCTGTACGAGGCGCCGACAGGCTACGCCATCTTCAAGGTTCGCACGACCGAGGAAATCGGCGCCGAGGACGTTGCGCTGCAgaaagagctgcagcgcttcaGCACCTTTTCGCCGTGGGTGAAGCTCGTGTCGTTTGCGCCCTTCGAGTCGCCTGAGAACGCGCTCGAGGACGCGGTGTGCATCTCCGAGAACCTGATGAGCACCTTCCTCAACAACTtcctcaccgccgccttcgcgAAGAAGGTCGCCAAGAACGAGGCGAACTGGGAGCTCGGCGTGCAGGACCCGAAACtgggcagcgccatccacgacgaGCTCAACATCCCGGTCTTGTGCAACGAGACCGTAGCCGAGATTAGCCGCTGCATCCGCCTCCACGCTGAGAAGCTGCTGCCGGAGCACAACGAGGGCGATGTGCCGCGCGCTCAGTGCGGTCTCGGTCATGCGTTCTCGCGTAACAAGGTCAAGTTTAACGTGCACCGCAGCGATAACATGATCATCCAGGCGTcggcgctgatggagcaCATGGACAAAGGTGTGAACCTGCTGGGCATGCGGGTGAAGGAGTGGTATGGCTGGCACTTCCCCGAGCTGGCCAAGGAGGTTCCGGAGCCGCTCAAGTACGCCAATGTGGCGTTGCTCATCGGTAACCGCAACTcactggaggaggcgccagaGGAGGATGTAAAGGCGCAGCTGGGCGACATCCTcgagggcgacgaggcgctcgcggcgcGCGTGTACGAGAAGGCAGTGACGTCGATGGGCGGCGAcatggcggaggtggactGGGACTGCATCCGGACCTTTGCGAAGCGTGTCGCATCGCTGGGGCAGTATCGCGTGGCCCTGGCGCAGTACCTCGTGGACAAGATGATGCTGGTGGCCCCGAACCTGACGCAGCTGATGGGGCAGACCATTGGCGCGAAGCTCATCTCCAAGGCCGGCTCTCTCACAAACCTCGCCAAGTCCCCTGCCAGCACGATCCAGATCCTGGGTGCCGAGAAGGCGCTCTTCCGCGCCctcaagaagaagaagggcaACACCCCCAAGTACGGCCTCATCTTCCACTCGTCTTTTATCCAGCGCGCGTCCAAGGAGAACCGTGGCAAGATCTCGCGCTACCTCGCCAACAAGGCCGCACTCGCGTGCCGCATCGACTGCTTCATGGACGCCCCCCCGACAGTGTTTGGtgagaagctgcgcgagcaggTCGAGGCCCGCCTGAACTTCTTTGACACTGGCAACAAGCCCCCGAGCAACAAGGCCGCGATGGCTGAGGCGCTGGAGCAGTACCAGCGCATCCTCCGTAAGCGTAACCGCAAGCAGGCGAACGAggacaccgaggagacgccgaagaagaagagccGCAAGGTCGTGGCCGCCTCTGAGTCCGGGTAA